A genomic segment from Rubrobacter tropicus encodes:
- a CDS encoding class I SAM-dependent methyltransferase, translated as MTEGLYRQDPLTPEEREEFEDDLVSFSDRGLDGLGDVSGLEVLYAGGSSLLWVEGLSQRVGEHGSVTALDADEERVEATRENLADADLPAPVRLVAGDVFRPPFGPGSFDLVYSAGLFHELDVSERTAEEALLALASVVRPGGRVATEDFVDTVPAAQLEDEKLDADLALASSGESLIGIGAPGRIVALHEGVLSDVWWRVSRPFRIRHLDKVVLAEPEPADLPGLPPEVAQGWRRRREALRERVGREGYTRPATVYVEGTVAGGRR; from the coding sequence ATGACGGAGGGATTATACCGGCAAGATCCATTAACCCCCGAAGAGCGGGAGGAGTTCGAGGACGACCTCGTCTCCTTCTCCGACCGCGGGCTCGACGGGCTCGGCGACGTCAGCGGCCTCGAAGTCCTCTACGCCGGCGGCTCCTCGCTGCTCTGGGTCGAGGGCCTCAGCCAGCGCGTCGGGGAACACGGCTCCGTCACAGCCCTGGACGCGGACGAGGAACGCGTGGAAGCGACGAGGGAGAACCTCGCGGACGCCGACCTGCCGGCCCCGGTTCGGCTCGTCGCCGGAGACGTCTTCCGGCCGCCGTTCGGCCCCGGCTCCTTCGACCTCGTCTACTCGGCCGGCCTCTTCCACGAACTCGACGTGTCGGAGAGGACCGCCGAGGAGGCGCTGCTTGCGCTCGCGTCCGTCGTGAGGCCGGGGGGCAGGGTCGCGACGGAGGACTTCGTGGACACCGTCCCCGCCGCGCAGCTCGAAGACGAGAAGCTCGACGCCGACCTGGCCCTCGCGTCTTCCGGCGAGAGCCTCATTGGCATAGGGGCGCCGGGGCGGATCGTCGCCCTGCACGAAGGGGTCCTCTCCGACGTCTGGTGGCGGGTCTCCCGGCCGTTCCGGATCCGGCACCTGGACAAGGTGGTCCTCGCGGAACCCGAGCCGGCCGATCTACCCGGATTGCCCCCCGAGGTCGCGCAAGGCTGGAGGAGGCGCCGCGAAGCGCTGCGGGAACGCGTGGGGCGCGAGGGGTACACGCGGCCCGCGACCGTGTACGTCGAGGGGACGGTCGCGGGTGGCCGAAGATAA
- the abc-f gene encoding ribosomal protection-like ABC-F family protein: protein MTLVGVRSVDKFYGGRAVLRGLEISVPEGARIGLVGGNGAGKSTLLRLLAGLEEPDGGEVVRRRGLRAAFLPQRVAAEDRTPLEVIRAARPELARVREELKACEERLGAPEVTADMRKMERVLERHGRLLERFTELGGNGFDGEARGYLADLGFVREDADRPMRELSGGQRKLAVLAACLAKRPDVLLLDEPEAHLDAGRRERLEAIVRSFPGAVVVVSHDRYLLDETANGIAELENGKTRLWPGNYSAYALARELEQKRQQQLYVTQQKEIARLEAAIQRFKQWAHNTEDERHARQARVKQRQIESMDKVEKPVLERRRIGLSFREGVRGGQKVVELRDVAVAFGDEPVLIGTDLTVSRGERVGVVGPNGAGKSVLAKVLAGRLAPTEGARWIGPSITPGYLAQDHAPAPGATPLSLVRDTKPIYEGDAVSLLGRFLFRYEQARSPVDSLSGGERTRLEFLLLMLREPNFLILDKPTNHLDIASLEVLESELERFPGTVVFVSHDRYFLDRISDTTLEVRDGEVSRHGGGYSDWRRSRDRLGQAVP from the coding sequence TTGACCCTGGTCGGGGTTCGGTCCGTGGACAAGTTCTACGGCGGGCGGGCCGTGTTGCGCGGCCTCGAGATTTCCGTCCCGGAGGGGGCCAGGATCGGGCTCGTCGGCGGCAACGGCGCCGGCAAATCCACGCTGCTGCGCCTCCTCGCGGGCCTGGAGGAGCCCGACGGGGGAGAGGTCGTCCGCCGCAGGGGCTTGCGCGCCGCCTTCCTCCCCCAGCGCGTCGCGGCGGAGGACCGGACGCCGCTCGAAGTCATCCGGGCCGCCCGGCCGGAGCTCGCGCGGGTGAGGGAGGAACTGAAAGCCTGCGAGGAACGCCTCGGGGCGCCGGAGGTAACCGCCGACATGCGCAAGATGGAGCGGGTACTTGAGCGCCACGGCCGCCTGCTGGAGCGCTTCACGGAGCTCGGCGGCAACGGGTTCGACGGCGAGGCCCGCGGCTATCTGGCGGACCTCGGCTTCGTCAGGGAAGACGCGGACAGGCCGATGCGCGAGTTGAGCGGGGGGCAGCGCAAGCTCGCCGTGCTTGCCGCCTGCCTCGCGAAGCGGCCGGACGTGCTGCTCCTCGACGAGCCCGAGGCCCACCTCGACGCGGGACGCAGGGAGCGGCTCGAGGCTATCGTCCGGTCGTTCCCCGGCGCGGTCGTCGTCGTCTCCCACGACCGTTACCTGCTCGACGAGACGGCGAACGGGATAGCCGAGCTGGAGAACGGGAAGACGAGGCTCTGGCCCGGCAACTACTCGGCCTACGCCCTGGCCCGGGAGCTGGAGCAGAAGCGCCAGCAGCAGCTCTACGTCACCCAGCAGAAAGAGATAGCCCGCCTGGAGGCGGCCATCCAGCGTTTCAAGCAGTGGGCGCACAACACCGAAGACGAGCGTCACGCGAGGCAGGCGCGGGTCAAGCAGAGGCAGATCGAGAGCATGGACAAGGTCGAGAAGCCGGTGCTGGAGCGGCGCAGGATCGGCCTCAGCTTCCGCGAGGGCGTCCGCGGCGGCCAGAAGGTCGTCGAGCTTCGGGACGTGGCGGTGGCCTTCGGGGACGAACCCGTCCTGATCGGGACCGATTTGACCGTCTCGCGCGGCGAGCGCGTCGGCGTCGTCGGCCCGAACGGCGCCGGAAAAAGCGTGCTGGCGAAGGTCCTGGCAGGACGACTGGCGCCGACCGAGGGGGCGCGTTGGATCGGCCCCTCCATAACCCCGGGCTACCTCGCCCAGGACCACGCCCCGGCCCCGGGCGCCACCCCCTTGAGCCTGGTGCGCGACACCAAACCCATCTACGAGGGCGACGCGGTGAGCCTCCTCGGCCGTTTCCTCTTCCGCTACGAGCAGGCCCGCTCCCCCGTCGACTCCCTCAGCGGCGGCGAGCGAACCCGCCTCGAGTTCCTCCTCCTGATGCTCCGCGAGCCGAACTTCCTGATCCTCGACAAGCCGACCAACCACCTCGACATAGCCTCCCTGGAAGTCCTCGAATCCGAGCTCGAACGCTTCCCAGGCACCGTGGTCTTCGTCTCCCACGACCGCTACTTTCTCGACCGCATCTCGGACACGACCCTGGAGGTCCGGGACGGCGAAGTCTCCCGCCACGGGGGGGGGTACAGCGACTGGAGAAGGTCCAGGGATCGGCTGGGACAGGCCGTTCCGTAG
- a CDS encoding substrate-binding periplasmic protein, translated as MRGFVLAGWICLAALVAISSGGCGFPRDPMGTLERVRGGQMRVGVVANEPWTRANGEPSGVEVELIEDFAGELRAETVHVRGTTPELLQAARQGEVDVVVGGFTDESPGIREQKEAGITRPYLVTRPVVGVPPGEEEPEDLAGLEVAVGEVDANAAHLKEQGAVPVRVDDPSEAGLPVAAYGWQLEAWGFEPTGLDLPEERHVVAVPLGENGWLLRLERFLQAHRGDAERLLRQGASG; from the coding sequence ATGCGCGGGTTCGTGCTTGCAGGTTGGATCTGTCTAGCGGCGCTCGTCGCCATCTCGTCCGGCGGCTGCGGTTTCCCGAGGGACCCGATGGGCACGCTGGAGCGGGTGCGGGGCGGGCAGATGCGCGTGGGCGTCGTCGCCAACGAGCCGTGGACCAGGGCAAACGGTGAGCCTTCCGGGGTGGAGGTGGAGTTGATCGAGGACTTCGCCGGGGAACTGCGGGCCGAGACCGTCCACGTGCGGGGCACCACGCCCGAGCTCTTGCAGGCGGCGAGGCAGGGTGAGGTGGACGTCGTGGTCGGCGGCTTCACCGACGAGTCTCCGGGCATCCGGGAGCAGAAGGAGGCCGGGATCACACGCCCGTACCTCGTCACGCGGCCCGTCGTCGGGGTACCTCCGGGGGAAGAGGAACCGGAAGACCTCGCCGGCCTCGAGGTTGCCGTCGGGGAGGTGGACGCGAACGCCGCGCACCTCAAGGAGCAGGGGGCTGTCCCCGTGCGGGTAGACGATCCTTCCGAGGCGGGCCTGCCCGTCGCGGCCTACGGGTGGCAGCTTGAGGCTTGGGGTTTCGAGCCGACCGGCCTGGATCTGCCGGAGGAGAGGCACGTGGTGGCGGTCCCGCTGGGCGAGAACGGCTGGCTGCTCAGGCTGGAGCGCTTTCTCCAGGCTCACCGCGGGGACGCGGAGAGGCTGTTACGGCAGGGAGCGTCCGGGTGA
- a CDS encoding ABC-F family ATP-binding cassette domain-containing protein, with protein sequence MKVIVASNLVKYHGGDVKVLSGATLSIEAGEKVGLVGRNGAGKTTLLEILAGNSRPDEGSVEYPGEAKVGMTAQKLYAGERGGRSIEEEIISAFEPIMRREEELEDLGAQLSENPSDALMERYGRLQSEFERDGGYEYRAKAASTLSSLGFAPEDWKRPVGSFSGGEQSRVALARLLLEEPDLILLDEPTNHLDLQAIEWLEGFVKNARSAVLVVSHDRYFLDAVSGSILELEDGAINRYTGNYSRYVEEKKARAEQLSRRAKANADRRAQLERFVEKNRAKATKAAQARSKQKLLDRMEKIEDPKSRAKNVKMDLGGETRRAGRVVMEMEGVRYAHDDSDKPLLDDLDLIVERGERVALLGPNGTGKSTIMRLATGELRPEGGLVRLGNNVSPAYQDQQLARLDDRKTVLQEAMAATGLDAPDARDLLGAFLFSGGDVFKKVSALSGGERNRLSLAEIVVSGANLLLLDEPTNNLDIPAREALEEALLEYRGTMFFISHDRYFLRKLATRVVELEDKKLTNYLGGYDYYRAHRRLDEGTNKNGKRRPRRRVRPGQSKEESILASRLVAVEGEIDATERRLSRLEKELATSELYSDGKRSREVVTEHRQLKGVLDGLYADWGELLEEAEEVGL encoded by the coding sequence ATGAAGGTAATTGTCGCAAGCAATCTCGTTAAGTACCACGGCGGGGACGTGAAGGTCCTCTCCGGCGCGACCCTGTCCATAGAGGCCGGGGAGAAGGTGGGCCTCGTCGGGCGCAACGGCGCCGGCAAGACGACGCTACTGGAGATACTCGCCGGAAACTCCCGCCCCGATGAGGGCTCCGTCGAGTACCCGGGCGAGGCGAAGGTCGGGATGACCGCCCAGAAGCTCTACGCGGGCGAGCGCGGCGGGCGTTCGATAGAGGAAGAGATCATCTCAGCCTTCGAGCCGATCATGCGCCGCGAGGAGGAGCTGGAGGACCTCGGCGCCCAGCTCTCCGAAAATCCCTCCGACGCCCTGATGGAGCGTTACGGGCGGCTGCAGAGCGAGTTCGAGCGGGACGGCGGCTACGAGTACCGGGCGAAGGCGGCCTCGACGCTGTCCTCCCTCGGGTTCGCGCCGGAGGATTGGAAGCGCCCGGTGGGGTCTTTCTCCGGCGGCGAGCAGAGCCGGGTGGCGCTCGCGCGGCTGCTGCTGGAAGAGCCGGACCTGATCCTGCTAGACGAGCCGACGAACCACCTCGACCTCCAGGCTATAGAGTGGCTGGAAGGCTTCGTAAAGAACGCCAGGAGCGCTGTCCTCGTGGTCTCCCACGACCGCTACTTCCTGGACGCCGTCTCGGGCTCTATCCTGGAACTCGAAGACGGCGCCATAAACCGCTACACCGGCAACTACAGCCGCTACGTCGAGGAGAAGAAGGCCCGCGCCGAGCAGCTCTCCCGCCGGGCGAAAGCAAACGCGGACCGCCGCGCCCAACTGGAGCGCTTCGTCGAGAAGAACCGCGCCAAGGCCACCAAGGCCGCCCAGGCCCGCAGCAAGCAGAAGCTGCTGGACCGCATGGAGAAGATAGAGGACCCGAAGAGCCGGGCCAAGAACGTCAAGATGGACCTCGGCGGCGAGACCCGCCGCGCCGGCCGCGTCGTGATGGAGATGGAGGGCGTCCGCTACGCCCACGACGACTCGGACAAACCCCTGCTCGACGACCTCGACCTGATCGTGGAGCGCGGAGAGCGCGTCGCGCTGCTCGGCCCGAACGGCACCGGAAAGAGCACCATAATGCGCCTCGCCACGGGCGAGCTTCGCCCCGAGGGCGGCCTCGTAAGGCTCGGCAACAACGTCTCCCCCGCCTACCAGGACCAGCAACTGGCCCGCCTCGACGACCGCAAGACCGTCCTGCAGGAGGCGATGGCCGCGACGGGCCTCGACGCCCCCGACGCCCGCGACCTCCTCGGCGCCTTCCTGTTCTCTGGGGGCGACGTCTTCAAGAAGGTCTCGGCCCTCTCGGGCGGCGAGCGGAACCGTCTTAGCCTCGCCGAGATAGTAGTGAGCGGCGCCAACCTCCTCCTGCTCGACGAGCCGACGAACAACCTCGACATCCCGGCCCGCGAGGCCCTCGAAGAGGCCCTCCTCGAATACCGCGGAACCATGTTCTTTATCTCCCACGACCGCTACTTTCTCCGCAAACTAGCCACCCGCGTCGTCGAGCTAGAAGACAAGAAGCTGACCAACTACCTCGGCGGCTACGACTACTACCGCGCCCACCGCCGCCTCGACGAGGGAACCAACAAAAACGGCAAACGCCGCCCCCGCCGCCGCGTCCGCCCCGGCCAGAGCAAAGAAGAGAGCATCCTGGCCAGCCGCCTGGTCGCCGTG